The Fuscovulum sp. sequence GATGTTCACCTGACCAAGGCCACCCCTGACATGGCCAATCATGGACCCGGCAAAGGCAACGATCCGGGTGGCGATGCCGCCCCTCACCATCAGGTCACCAGCATAGATGAACAGCGGAATCGCCATCAGGGAAAAGACGCTGACACCTGAATTCATGCGCTGAAACACGATGATCGGCGGCAGTTCCATGTAAAGGACGGTCAAAAGCGAGGCCGCGCCAAGGCAATAGGCGACAGGCGTGCCGATCAGAAGCAAAAGGGTGAAAGACCCGAAGAGTATCCACATTTCCATGGGTCAGACCTCGCTGATTTTCTGATGGGCGACAGAGGTGCTGGCGGTTTCCAAGCCCGCGAAGCGTCGCAAAAGGCGTTCCAGCGAAAAGAGGGCGACCATGGCACCTCCAAGGACGACCGGAACCATGCTGATCCCGTCCGGCAGGCCGATAGCGGGCATCCGTGAACCCCAGGCGGCGGCCCCAAGCTGAAAGCTGTAAAAGGCCATGGCGGCCCCGAACGCAAAGACGATCATATCCGATAGCGTTTCCATTCCGGCCCGGATCCGGGGCGAGGCCAGATGGCCGATAAGATCGAAGCTCAGGTGAAAGCCTTCCCGCGTGCCCACCGCGCTGCCAAGAAAGATGAACCAGCCCATCAGCAGGACAGAGACAGGCTCGCTCCAGACCAGGGAAGAGTTCAGCGCATAGCGGACAAAGACCTGCGCACCGACGATCAGGGTCATCGCGACCATGGCGAAGCCCGCGATCCAAAGGGCAAGCGTCGAAAGAGCCCCCAGAATCGAGGCAAGACGGATGAGGATTGGCTGCACTTTTGCCTCCGGAGGAGTGGTGGGGGGGCGGTGTCGCCCCCCTTTGGTCGTTACTCGGTCGCCTGAATACGCGTCACCAGATCCTGCAACTTCGGCGTGTTCGCATGCTTTTCATAAACCGGGACCATCGCCTCGATGAACGGGGTCTTGTCGATGTTGTCGATAATCTCGACGCCCGCCGCGCGAACCTTTTCTTCCGATACCTTCTCGCGCGCGGCCCAAAGCTCGCGGTTGATCGGCACCGAATCCTTCGCAGCCTGCCGGATCAGCGCCTGGTCTTCCGGGGTCAGCTTGTCCCAGCTGACCTTGGACATCACCAGAACTTCCGGCACGATCAGGTGTTCGTTCAGCGTGTAATAGCCCGCAACTTCGAAGTGGCCCGAGCTTTCAAAGGACGGCCAGTTGTTTTCCGCCCCGTCGATAACGCCGGTCTGGATGGCGGAATAGACCTCGCCGAAAGGCATCGGTGTGGCATTGGCACCAAGGGCGGACATCATGTCGACGAACACGTCAGACTGCATGACGCGGACCTTCATCCCGCTCAGATCATCGATGGAATCGATGGGCTTTTTGGAGTTGTAGAAGCTGCGCGAACCGCCATCGTAATAGGCCAGCCCGATGAACCCATGCGGTTCAAAGGCCGCAAGGATCTCTTCGCCGATCGGGCCGTCCATGACGCGGTGCATATGGTCGGTGCCGCGAAAGATGAAGGGCAGCGAAACGACCTTGGTTTCTTCGATCAGGTTGTTGAACGGCCCCATCGAGACGCGGTTCATGTCGATCACGCCGAACTTTGTCTGTTCGATCGTGTCCTTTTCCTCGCCCAACTGGGCCGAATGGAACACGTCGATGCAGATACGCCCGTTCGAGCGTTCCTTCACCATCTCGCCCAATTTCTGAACGGCGGCGACGGTCGGATAGCCGTCGGGGTGGGTGTCGGACGATTTCAGCGTCACCTCGCATTCGGCAAAGGCGGCGGTGCTGAGGGCAGCCGTGGCCAGAAGCGTGGCCATGGTGGTTCTGAGTTTCATGGGTCTTCTCCTCCTCGTATTGGTCAAAGTTTGTAAGCGGCTTTCGCAAGCCCGTAGGCCAGTTGGGGGGCCAGCTCGAACGCCTCCTCGCGGTCAAGTCGGCCTGTGGTGACAAGGTCGGCAAGCCAGGCACAGTCCACCCGGCGCGCCATATCGTGCCGCGCCGGGATCGACAGGAAGGCGCGGGTGTCGTCGTTGAAGCCGACCGTGTTGTAGAAACCTGCCGTCTCGGTCGTCATTTCGCGGAAGCGGCGCATGCCTTCGGGGCTGTCATGAAACCACCAGGCTGGGCCAAGCTTAAGGGCCGGATAAACGCCCGCCAGCGGGGCCAGCTCGCGGGCATAGGCCGTCTCATCCAGCGTGAAAAGGATGATCGTCAGGCCCGGTTCCATCCCCATCGCATTCAGAAGCGGCCTCAGCGCGGCGACATAATCGGTGCGACCGGGAATATCGAAACCCTTGTCCCGGCCGAATTGCCGAAGAATTCCAGCATGGTGGTTACGGCGGCTGCCAGGATGAAGCTGAAGGACAAGACCATCGTCCAGGCTCATCCTCGCCATTTCGGTAAGCATCTGGCCGCGAAAGGCATCGACGTCATCGGAATAGGCCTGACCGGTCAGGATACGGGAAAAAAGGGCCGAAGCGTCTTGCACGGAAAGATCTTCGGTGCGGGCCGTGGCATGGCCATGATCGCTGGCCGTGGCCCCCATGGATTTGAAGAACGCGCGACGCTTGCGATGGGCAGTCAGGTAGCCCTGCCAGCTTTGCGTGTCTTCGCCCGTGATCTCACCCAACCGCGCGATGTTGGCGGCGAAACCCGGGAAATCCGGGTCGACAACGGCATCGGGGCGATAGGTGGGAACCACCCGGCCCGTCCAACCCGAGTCGCAGATGGTCTGGTGATGCGACAGGTCGTCCAACGCGGAATCGGTGGTGGCGATGACTTCGATATTGAAACGCTGGAACAAGGCACGGGGCCGGAAGGCCGGGGTTTGCAGCGCCTCGGCAATCCTGTCGTAGTAAGCGTCGGCCGTCGCAGCGGACAGGCGCTGGTCGAAACCGAAGATGGTCTCGAACGCATGGTCCAGCCACATCCGCGACGGCGTCCCCCGGAACAAGTGATAGTTCGCCGCAAACAGGTGCCAGATCTTCCGGCCATCGGTTTCCGTCGGGCCGCCATCGGCGCGGGGAACCCCCAACGCCTCAAGCTGAACACCCTGCGAGGCAAGCATCCGAAAGACATAATGATCAGGCGTCACGAACAGTTGGGCCGGATCGGGAAAGGCCGCATCCGTCGCATACCACGCCGGGTCGGTATGGCCATGTGGGCTGACGATCGGCAGACCCCGAACCTCGGCATACAGCGCGCGAGCGATGTCGCGTGACGCAGGGTCAGTCGGAAAAAGACGATCAGGATGAAGCAGGCCCACTGTCACCCTCCCCGGTGCAGAAGCTTTGGTTGCCCGTCACCTTGGGGAATCAAATTATACTAGTCAACTAATATTCCAGTTGCCGCCCGAACAATCCGCGTCTAGCTTGGCGACATTGAAATGGGAGTTAAGGAATGGCGAGCAACGGGGCGCTAAGTGTTCTGGAACCGATCCAGCGGCCGTCCATCGCAGATTCCGTCTTTGACGAACTGCATCGCCAGATTCTTCGGCTGGAACTCCCGCCCGGCACCAAGCTTTCAGAATTCGACGTCGCCCGCGCCCTTGGCGTGTCGCGCCAGCCGGTCCGCGATGCCTTCTACAGGTTGTCAAAGCTGGGCTTCCTGACCATCCGCCCACAGCGCGCAACCGTCGTCTCGGCCATCTCGGAACGGGCTGTGATGCAGGCCCGCTTTATCCGCATGGCAATCGAGGCCGAAACGGCGCGCGTCGCCTGCCGGACGCTGACCGAAGCTGATCTTGCGGCCATCGAAGCGATCATCGACCAGCAGGCCGAGGCCGTCGCCGCGCACGACCCATCCAGGTTTCACGATCTGGACGATCAGTTCCACCGCGAAATCTGCGAACGTTCGGGTACCGGCTTTGTCTGGGAAACGGCGCGCGAGATGAAGTCGCATATGGATCGGGTGCGCTTCCTATCCTTGTCCTTCGCACTGGAATACGCCTTTGCGGAACACAAGGATATTCTGGCGGCGATCCGGTCACGCGACGAAGAACGCTCCGCCGAAATGGTGCGGATCCACCTGTCCCGCATCCTGCACCAGATTGTCCGCATCCGCGCCGAGAATGCCGCCTATTTCGCGGATGAAGGATAAATGCGCGTCGTCTCCATCGGTGAATGTATGGTCGAGTTTGCTCCCGCCGACAGCGGACTTTTTGCCATGGGGTTCGCAGGCGATACGTTCAACACGGCGTGGTATCTGCGCCGCCTTTTGCCAGTGACCTCGACGGTATCCTATCTTTCCGCCGTCGGCACAGATGCCGTGTCAGATCGCATGGTCGGCTTCATGGCGGCAGAAGGCATCGACGTCGAATTTGTCCAGCGAAAGCCGGAACGCAGCGTGGGTCTGTACCTGATCCAGTTGACCAATGGCGAACGAAGCTTTGCCTACTGGCGCGCAACCTCTGCGGCTCGCCTTCTGGCCGATGATCCGGCCAAGGTGGACGCGGCATTGGTCGGGGCGGATCTGATCTACCTCTCCGGCATCACACTCGCCATCCTTTCCACCGAGGCAAGATCGCGGCTGACTGCGTCGCTCATTGATGCAAAGGCGCGGGGCAGCAGGATTGCCTTCGATCCCAATATCCGGCCTGCCCTGTGGCCGGATGCGCAAACCATGCGTGACGCCATCACCGACCTCTCAGCCCATGCCGACATCGTGCTGCCGTCCCACGACGACGAAGCCCGCCATTTCGCCGATCCCGATCCGCTCGCCACGGCCAAAAGATATGCCGCGAATGGCGCGCCCCTTGTCATAGTCAAGGATGGCCCGCGACCGGTGGTTACATGGGATGCCGGCAGGCCCACCACATATCAGGTGCCGGTCCCGAACACGCCGGTGCTCGACACAACCGCCGCCGGAGACAGTTTCAACGCAGGCTTTCTTGCCAGCTATCTGACAGGGGCCAGCTTGCCCAAGGCAGTAGAAGCCGGAATGTCCCTTGCCGCCCAAGTGATCGCGGGAAAGGGCGCGCTGGTCCCACCCTCGGCGCCGTAAGGAACTTTGCGGCAGTTGGCAGTCGCGGACAATTTCCCTCAAAGCAGGAACGCACGTTCCGGTGGCTGACCACGGCGGCTGGTTGGTGCGGGCCAAAGTCAGATGCCCCAGCGCTCGAAACCAACCGCCGCGCGGTAAAGCCGCGACCGCTTCCATGGATGAACCATCTCGGATGCACGCCACGTTCTCAACGTCAGGTGCT is a genomic window containing:
- a CDS encoding TRAP transporter small permease, translating into MQPILIRLASILGALSTLALWIAGFAMVAMTLIVGAQVFVRYALNSSLVWSEPVSVLLMGWFIFLGSAVGTREGFHLSFDLIGHLASPRIRAGMETLSDMIVFAFGAAMAFYSFQLGAAAWGSRMPAIGLPDGISMVPVVLGGAMVALFSLERLLRRFAGLETASTSVAHQKISEV
- a CDS encoding TRAP transporter substrate-binding protein, with product MKLRTTMATLLATAALSTAAFAECEVTLKSSDTHPDGYPTVAAVQKLGEMVKERSNGRICIDVFHSAQLGEEKDTIEQTKFGVIDMNRVSMGPFNNLIEETKVVSLPFIFRGTDHMHRVMDGPIGEEILAAFEPHGFIGLAYYDGGSRSFYNSKKPIDSIDDLSGMKVRVMQSDVFVDMMSALGANATPMPFGEVYSAIQTGVIDGAENNWPSFESSGHFEVAGYYTLNEHLIVPEVLVMSKVSWDKLTPEDQALIRQAAKDSVPINRELWAAREKVSEEKVRAAGVEIIDNIDKTPFIEAMVPVYEKHANTPKLQDLVTRIQATE
- the uxaC gene encoding glucuronate isomerase, which codes for MGLLHPDRLFPTDPASRDIARALYAEVRGLPIVSPHGHTDPAWYATDAAFPDPAQLFVTPDHYVFRMLASQGVQLEALGVPRADGGPTETDGRKIWHLFAANYHLFRGTPSRMWLDHAFETIFGFDQRLSAATADAYYDRIAEALQTPAFRPRALFQRFNIEVIATTDSALDDLSHHQTICDSGWTGRVVPTYRPDAVVDPDFPGFAANIARLGEITGEDTQSWQGYLTAHRKRRAFFKSMGATASDHGHATARTEDLSVQDASALFSRILTGQAYSDDVDAFRGQMLTEMARMSLDDGLVLQLHPGSRRNHHAGILRQFGRDKGFDIPGRTDYVAALRPLLNAMGMEPGLTIILFTLDETAYARELAPLAGVYPALKLGPAWWFHDSPEGMRRFREMTTETAGFYNTVGFNDDTRAFLSIPARHDMARRVDCAWLADLVTTGRLDREEAFELAPQLAYGLAKAAYKL
- a CDS encoding GntR family transcriptional regulator, whose amino-acid sequence is MASNGALSVLEPIQRPSIADSVFDELHRQILRLELPPGTKLSEFDVARALGVSRQPVRDAFYRLSKLGFLTIRPQRATVVSAISERAVMQARFIRMAIEAETARVACRTLTEADLAAIEAIIDQQAEAVAAHDPSRFHDLDDQFHREICERSGTGFVWETAREMKSHMDRVRFLSLSFALEYAFAEHKDILAAIRSRDEERSAEMVRIHLSRILHQIVRIRAENAAYFADEG
- a CDS encoding sugar kinase, with the translated sequence MRVVSIGECMVEFAPADSGLFAMGFAGDTFNTAWYLRRLLPVTSTVSYLSAVGTDAVSDRMVGFMAAEGIDVEFVQRKPERSVGLYLIQLTNGERSFAYWRATSAARLLADDPAKVDAALVGADLIYLSGITLAILSTEARSRLTASLIDAKARGSRIAFDPNIRPALWPDAQTMRDAITDLSAHADIVLPSHDDEARHFADPDPLATAKRYAANGAPLVIVKDGPRPVVTWDAGRPTTYQVPVPNTPVLDTTAAGDSFNAGFLASYLTGASLPKAVEAGMSLAAQVIAGKGALVPPSAP